In the Populus trichocarpa isolate Nisqually-1 chromosome 1, P.trichocarpa_v4.1, whole genome shotgun sequence genome, one interval contains:
- the LOC7479342 gene encoding plant UBX domain-containing protein 8 isoform X1, with the protein MARPNQEAIDTFISITGVAEDAAVLKLEEHGGDLNAAVNAHFSEGDRSAIRRPSIHAPQDDLMDIDGDPIEVAPPPRRNPQPLLSESVAMNRFPLLDPRFQRGVLGTGSDFTNQAPFVSQPREVREIPIEVKDGSEASGHSGHAPIIEDVTGTEHAQGPDIQGTVIIEDDDNDDISTYLNARATQRDSSRAGHLRPSAPEFDNLPYYSNDIEEEMVRAAIEASKREVQELTETGPQQRQPQVEDAELEHVVSLSLRAALQEKALREQRGKALREQEKASEVGSDAVEAEKGGIALLNGRPEAGSSSIHDEAEDVEEQPLIRHRSRQTSSGSMESAREAGVVEASPPSSPGRSNIGSHPLHNVDAFSDEWGGISSEEHDEAVMLEAAMFGGIPEGTGYRLPYAPHHFMQNENNYPRPVPRPPSPSLQAQRIIREQQDDEYLASLAADREKEMKAIEEAEAHRLQEEVARKAALEEERRKEEESRRQLEEAQEFERLLAEKEASLPHEPASDDENAVTLLVRMPDGSRRGRRFLKSDNLQAFFDFIDIGRVVKPGTYRLVRPYPRRAFSDGESALTLNELGLASKQEALFLESI; encoded by the exons atggcCAGACCTAATCAAGAAGCAATCGACACATTCATCAGCATCACAGGCGTCGCCGAAGATGCAGCGGTGCTAAAACTCGAG GAGCATGGTGGTGACCTCAATGCAGCTGTCAATGCGCATTTCAGTGAAGGAGACAGAAGCGC CATAAGACGACCTTCTATTCATGCTCCTCAAGATGATCTCATGGATATAGATGGTGATCCAATTGAAGTTGcaccacctcctagaagaaatcctCAACCACTTCTATCTGAGAGTGTTGCTATGAATCGATTCCCACTTCTTGATCCACGTTTTCAAAGAGGTGTACTTGGTACTGGTTCTGATTTTACGAATCAGGCACCATTTGTTTCTCAACCAAGAGAAGTAAGGGAGATACCTATAGAGGTCAAGGATGGTAGTGAAGCATCTGGCCATTCTGGTCATGCTCCAATCATTGAAGATGTAACTGGAACTGAACATGCACAAGGTCCTGATATTCAGGGAACCGTCATAATTGAGGATGATGACAATGATGATATTTCGACTTACTTAAATGCACGGGCTACCCAACGGGATAGTTCTCGTGCGGGGCATCTTAGACCTAGTGCTCCTGAATTTGATAACTTGCCTTACTATAGCAATGacatagaagaagaaatggttCGAGCTGCCATTGAGGCTTCAAAAAGAGAGGTTCAG GAGTTAACTGAAACTGGACCTCAGCAAAGGCAACCTCAGGTGGAGGATGCTGAACTTGAACATGTGGTTTCATTATCCTTAAGG GCAGCATTGCAAGAGAAAGCTTTGCGTGAGCAGAGGGGGAAAGCTTTGCGTGAGCAAGAGAAAGCTTCAGAAGTAGGAAGTGATGCTGTTGAGGCAGAGAAGGGGGGAATAGCTTTATTAAATGGAAG GCCGGAGGCAGGAAGCTCATCCATACACGATGAAGCAGAAGATGTGGAAGAGCAGCCTCTCATTAGGCATAGATCTAGACAAACATCTTCTGGCTCTATGGAATCTGCTAGAGAAGCTGGAGTTGTGGAGGCTAGCCCGCCATCAAGTCCTGGACGGAGTAATATAGGAAGTCATCCCCTGCACAATGTAGATGCCTTTTCAGATGAG TGGGGAGGCATCTCTTCTGAGGAGCATGATGAAGCAGTCATGCTTGAGGCTGCAATGTTTGGTGGAATTCCTGAAGGGACTGGATATCGCCTTCCATATGCACCTCATCATTTTATGCAAAATGAGAATAATTATCCTCGACCAGTTCCTCGTCCTCCATCACCTTCTTTACAAGCTCAGCGCATTATCCGCGAACAACAG GACGATGAGTATCTTGCGTCATTGGCAGCCGACAGAGAAAAAGAGATGAAGGCCATTGAGGAAGCTGAAGCTCATCGTTTACAAGAAGAAGTGGCTAGGAAAGCTGCTCtcgaagaagaaaggagaaaagaggAAGAATCTCGTAGACAATTGGAGGAAGCGCAg GAGTTTGAGAGACTGTTGGCAGAAAAAGAAGCTTCTCTGCCTCATGAACCTGCATCTGATGATGAAAATGCTGTAACGCTTTTGGTGCGGATGCCTGACGGCAGCCGACGTGGCCGTCGATTTCTCAAGTCTGACAACTTACAG GCTTTCTTCGATTTCATAGATATTGGCAGAGTGGTCAAGCCTGGCACTTACAGACTG GTGAGGCCATACCCAAGGCGTGCTTTCAGTGATGGAGAGAGTGCATTGACTCTCAATGAACTTGGCCTGGCCAGCAAACAGGAAGCCTTGTTTCTAGAGTCGATCTAA
- the LOC7479342 gene encoding plant UBX domain-containing protein 8 isoform X2, which translates to MARPNQEAIDTFISITGVAEDAAVLKLEEHGGDLNAAVNAHFSEGDRSAIRRPSIHAPQDDLMDIDGDPIEVAPPPRRNPQPLLSESVAMNRFPLLDPRFQRGVLGTGSDFTNQAPFVSQPREVREIPIEVKDGSEASGHSGHAPIIEDVTGTEHAQGPDIQGTVIIEDDDNDDISTYLNARATQRDSSRAGHLRPSAPEFDNLPYYSNDIEEEMVRAAIEASKREVQELTETGPQQRQPQAALQEKALREQRGKALREQEKASEVGSDAVEAEKGGIALLNGRPEAGSSSIHDEAEDVEEQPLIRHRSRQTSSGSMESAREAGVVEASPPSSPGRSNIGSHPLHNVDAFSDEWGGISSEEHDEAVMLEAAMFGGIPEGTGYRLPYAPHHFMQNENNYPRPVPRPPSPSLQAQRIIREQQDDEYLASLAADREKEMKAIEEAEAHRLQEEVARKAALEEERRKEEESRRQLEEAQEFERLLAEKEASLPHEPASDDENAVTLLVRMPDGSRRGRRFLKSDNLQAFFDFIDIGRVVKPGTYRLVRPYPRRAFSDGESALTLNELGLASKQEALFLESI; encoded by the exons atggcCAGACCTAATCAAGAAGCAATCGACACATTCATCAGCATCACAGGCGTCGCCGAAGATGCAGCGGTGCTAAAACTCGAG GAGCATGGTGGTGACCTCAATGCAGCTGTCAATGCGCATTTCAGTGAAGGAGACAGAAGCGC CATAAGACGACCTTCTATTCATGCTCCTCAAGATGATCTCATGGATATAGATGGTGATCCAATTGAAGTTGcaccacctcctagaagaaatcctCAACCACTTCTATCTGAGAGTGTTGCTATGAATCGATTCCCACTTCTTGATCCACGTTTTCAAAGAGGTGTACTTGGTACTGGTTCTGATTTTACGAATCAGGCACCATTTGTTTCTCAACCAAGAGAAGTAAGGGAGATACCTATAGAGGTCAAGGATGGTAGTGAAGCATCTGGCCATTCTGGTCATGCTCCAATCATTGAAGATGTAACTGGAACTGAACATGCACAAGGTCCTGATATTCAGGGAACCGTCATAATTGAGGATGATGACAATGATGATATTTCGACTTACTTAAATGCACGGGCTACCCAACGGGATAGTTCTCGTGCGGGGCATCTTAGACCTAGTGCTCCTGAATTTGATAACTTGCCTTACTATAGCAATGacatagaagaagaaatggttCGAGCTGCCATTGAGGCTTCAAAAAGAGAGGTTCAG GAGTTAACTGAAACTGGACCTCAGCAAAGGCAACCTCAG GCAGCATTGCAAGAGAAAGCTTTGCGTGAGCAGAGGGGGAAAGCTTTGCGTGAGCAAGAGAAAGCTTCAGAAGTAGGAAGTGATGCTGTTGAGGCAGAGAAGGGGGGAATAGCTTTATTAAATGGAAG GCCGGAGGCAGGAAGCTCATCCATACACGATGAAGCAGAAGATGTGGAAGAGCAGCCTCTCATTAGGCATAGATCTAGACAAACATCTTCTGGCTCTATGGAATCTGCTAGAGAAGCTGGAGTTGTGGAGGCTAGCCCGCCATCAAGTCCTGGACGGAGTAATATAGGAAGTCATCCCCTGCACAATGTAGATGCCTTTTCAGATGAG TGGGGAGGCATCTCTTCTGAGGAGCATGATGAAGCAGTCATGCTTGAGGCTGCAATGTTTGGTGGAATTCCTGAAGGGACTGGATATCGCCTTCCATATGCACCTCATCATTTTATGCAAAATGAGAATAATTATCCTCGACCAGTTCCTCGTCCTCCATCACCTTCTTTACAAGCTCAGCGCATTATCCGCGAACAACAG GACGATGAGTATCTTGCGTCATTGGCAGCCGACAGAGAAAAAGAGATGAAGGCCATTGAGGAAGCTGAAGCTCATCGTTTACAAGAAGAAGTGGCTAGGAAAGCTGCTCtcgaagaagaaaggagaaaagaggAAGAATCTCGTAGACAATTGGAGGAAGCGCAg GAGTTTGAGAGACTGTTGGCAGAAAAAGAAGCTTCTCTGCCTCATGAACCTGCATCTGATGATGAAAATGCTGTAACGCTTTTGGTGCGGATGCCTGACGGCAGCCGACGTGGCCGTCGATTTCTCAAGTCTGACAACTTACAG GCTTTCTTCGATTTCATAGATATTGGCAGAGTGGTCAAGCCTGGCACTTACAGACTG GTGAGGCCATACCCAAGGCGTGCTTTCAGTGATGGAGAGAGTGCATTGACTCTCAATGAACTTGGCCTGGCCAGCAAACAGGAAGCCTTGTTTCTAGAGTCGATCTAA
- the LOC7478066 gene encoding scarecrow-like protein 28, whose product MLAGCSSSTLLSPRHRLRSESPAQFQACHFQLPSMSTQRLDLPCTFSRKESSRSQPIRPVGVGLSVDKPLESKTSSCSLKQNIRLPPLATSNQSVKDEFWEKGKSLKRFAEQSVDESCINRAKRKRGNNDNVKPDDFCEGGDSLSLGQLGSGNFWFQPSLEVPRGLNPQQFPFSLTCSGDEERVYFVPSEVISPPLPLSNNPWVGSVITEITDLGEKDGESSQRPVKEASGSSTSSESQSLGLRLSENVVEQEVGNGSRNPHPQEGAAMEAAETDQREFQGFELVSLLTACVEAITLKNIAGINHFLAELGGLASPKGIPISRLAAYYTEALALRVTRLWPHIFHITAPRELDRVDDDSGTALRLLNQVSPIPKFIHFTANEMLLRAFEGKDRVHIIDFDIKQGLQWPTLFQSLASRTNPPSHVRITGIGESKQELNETGDRLAGFAEALNLPFEFHPVVDRLEDVRLWMLHVKERECVAINCVFQMHKTLYDGSGGALRDFLGLIRSTNPAIVIVAEQEAEHNAPNLETRVCNSLKYYSALFDSIDSSLPFDSPVRIKIEEMYAREIRNIVACEGSDRHERHEMLDNWKKLMEQGGLRCLVISEREMLQSQILLKMYSCDSYQVKKHGQEGAALTLSWLDQPLYTVSAWTPLDIAGSSSSFSQPS is encoded by the coding sequence ATGTTGGCCGGTTGTTCTAGTTCAACATTGCTGTCACCAAGGCATAGATTGAGGAGTGAATCACCTGCGCAGTTTCAAGCTTGCCATTTTCAGTTACCTTCAATGAGCACACAGAGATTGGACTTGCCGTGTACTTTCTCTCGCAAAGAATCATCGCGGTCGCAGCCCATTAGGCCTGTTGGTGTTGGCCTGTCAGTGGATAAACCACTTGAGTCCAAGACCAGCAGTTGCTCTCTCAAGCAGAATATCAGGCTCCCCCCATTGGCAACAAGCAATCAATCAGTGAAAGATGAGTTTTGGGAGAAGGGTAAGAGCTTGAAGAGGTTTGCGGAGCAATCAGTTGATGAGTCTTGCATTAATAGGGCTAAGAGAAAAAGGGGTAACAATGATAATGTTAAACCTGATGATTTTTGTGAAGGTGGTGATAGTTTGAGTTTAGGTCAGTTGGGGAGCGGCAATTTTTGGTTTCAACCAAGTTTGGAGGTGCCTAGAGGCCTTAACCCTCAACAATTTCCTTTCTCCTTGACATGTTCAGGAGATGAGGAGAGGGTTTACTTTGTGCCTAGTGAAGTGATTTCCCCGCCTTTGCCATTGTCTAACAATCCATGGGTGGGCTCTGTTATAACTGAGATCACTGACCTAGGTGAAAAGGATGGAGAGAGTAGCCAAAGGCCAGTAAAAGAAGCCTCGGGTTCAAGTACTTCATCAGAGAGTCAAAGCTTAGGCCTCAGGCTAAGCGAGAATGTAGTGGAGCAGGAAGTGGGTAATGGCTCTAGGAATCCTCATCCTCAAGAAGGTGCTGCGATGGAGGCTGCAGAAACGGACCAGAGAGAGTTTCAGGGGTTTGAGCTAGTTAGCTTACTTACAGCTTGTGTTGAAGCAATTACGTTGAAGAATATCGCTGGGATCAACCATTTTCTAGCTGAATTGGGGGGGCTTGCTTCTCCGAAAGGAATTCCTATTAGCCGCCTTGCTGCTTATTATACTGAGGCCTTAGCTCTTAGAGTCACAAGGCTTTGGCCTCACATCTTTCATATAACTGCTCCTCGGGAACTTGATCGTGTTGACGATGATTCAGGGACTGCATTGAGGCTTCTGAATCAGGTGAGCCCAATTCCAAAATTCATTCATTTCACTGCGAATGAGATGTTGTTGAGGGCTTTTGAAGGGAAAGATAGGGTTCATATTATAGACTTTGACATTAAGCAAGGGCTTCAATGGCCTACTTTGTTTCAGAGTTTGGCCTCCAGGACTAATCCTCCTAGCCATGTTAGAATCACTGGTATAGGCGAGTCTAAGCAAGAGCTTAATGAGACAGGAGATAGGCTTGCTGGATTTGCTGAGGCATTGAACCTGCCTTTCGAGTTCCATCCAGTTGTGGACAGGTTAGAAGATGTGAGGTTGTGGATGCTCCATGTGAAGGAGAGGGAGTGTGTGGCTATTAATTGTGTTTTCCAGATGCACAAGACACTATATGATGGGAGTGGAGGAGCACTGAGGGATTTCCTGGGACTTATCCGAAGCACAAACCCCGCAATAGTCATTGTGGCAGAGCAAGAAGCAGAACACAATGCCCCTAATTTGGAAACAAGAGTTTGCAATTCGTTGAAGTACTACTCTGCCCTATTTGACTCGATTGATTCTAGCCTTCCCTTTGACAGCCCGGTTAGGATCAAAATAGAGGAGATGTATGCTCGAGAAATTAGGAACATTGTTGCTTGTGAAGGAAGTGACCGGCATGAAAGGCATGAAATGCTTGACAATTGGAAGAAGTTGATGGAGCAAGGAGGCCTCCGGTGCTTGGTAATCAGTGAGAGGGAAATGCTTCAGAGCCAAATTCTATTGAAGATGTACTCTTGTGATAGTTACCAAGTTAAGAAGCACGGGCAGGAGGGAGCGGCGCTTACTCTGAGTTGGTTAGATCAGCCTCTCTACACAGTCTCAGCGTGGACACCTTTAGACATTGCAGGGAGTTCATCCTCTTTTTCTCAGCCAAGTTGA
- the LOC7479341 gene encoding probable (S)-N-methylcoclaurine 3'-hydroxylase isozyme 2 — protein MAQTSLTQAIDLFSPILLLLPLLLLIVLKHFRHNSSPPFPPGPYPWPILGNILQLGDKPHITLTHFAKIHGPIFSLRLGTQLVVVGSSQAAAIAILKTHDRILSGRHVPHMAPSKSSELNKLSLGWVVECNERWRYLRTICKSELFSLKALESQACIRERKAKEMIGFINKMEGKVVKIREVATATVFNMLSNILVSRDLVSLEHESEDGGMSSVLKDIARLASTPNISDFYPLLGPLDLQGLRKKTMELHRRSFNMCEAIIQERREGGEGKRDGPDASRRRDFLDALILNGSSDDQIDILLMELLSAGTDTSSSTIEWTMAELIKNPRCLKKVQEEIANVINMNRDTGFKESYLPQLTYLQACVKETLRLHPPGPFLLPHRAIDSCQVMNYTIPKNTQVLVNYWAIGRDPKSWEEPVVFNPERFLSSNLDFKGNDFEFIPFGSGRRICPGLPMAAKHVALIIAYLILFFDWSLPCGKNPTDLDMSENYGLTLRKEQPLLLVPTSKK, from the exons ATGGCTCAAACTAGCTTAACTCAAGCAATCGATCTCTTCTCTCCtattctccttctccttcctcttTTGCTTCTGATCGTCCTCAAGCACTTTAGACATAATTCATCACCACCATTTCCTCCAGGTCCATATCCATGGCCAATCTTAGGCAACATTCTCCAACTTGGAGATAAGCCCCATATCACCCTAACCCATTTTGCAAAAATCCATGGACCAATCTTCTCATTAAGACTTGGGACCCAACTTGTGGTTGTGGGATCCTCTCAAGCTGCTGCCATTGCAATCCTCAAGACTCATGATAGAATTCTATCAGGGCGACATGTTCCTCACATGGCACCAAGCAAGAGTTCAGAACTCAACAAATTATCACTGGGTTGGGTTGTTGAGTGCAATGAGAGGTGGAGGTATTTACGCACAATATGCAAAAGTGAGCTTTTCTCACTCAAAGCACTAGAGTCCCAAGCATgtataagagagagaaaagccaAGGAAATGATTGGTTTTATCAATAAAATGGAAGGGAAAGTAGTTAAGATTAGAGAGGTAGCAACTGCTACTGTTTTTAACATGTTGAGCAATATTTTAGTGTCGAGGGATCTTGTTAGCTTGGAGCATGAGAGCGAGGATGGAGGGATGAGTTCGGTATTAAAAGACATTGCAAGGTTGGCTTCTACTCCAAATATATCTGACTTTTATCCACTATTGGGTCCATTAGATCTGCAAGGTTTAAGGAAGAAGACTATGGAATTGCACAGGAGGTCTTTTAATATGTGTGAAGCTATCAtccaagaaagaagagagggtgGGGAGGGAAAACGAGACGGTCCTGATGCTTCAAGACGTAGAGACTTTCTTGACGCTCTTATCCTCAATGGTTCAAGCGATGATCAGATTGACATTTTGCTTATG GAGCTCCTTTCTGCTGGCACAGACACAAGTAGCTCGACCATAGAATGGACAATGGCAGAGCTGATAAAGAATCCGAGATGCCTAAAGAAAGTTCAAGAAGAGATTGCAAATGTAATAAATATGAACCGGGATACAGGATTTAAGGAATCCTACCTTCCACAGCTAACATACCTTCAGGCTTGTGTCAAAGAAACCCTCAGGTTGCACCCTCCAGGACCGTTTCTTCTTCCTCACCGCGCCATCGACTCTTGCCAAGTGATGAATTACACCATTCCAAAGAACACTCAAGTGTTAGTAAATTATTGGGCTATCGGACGAGACCCCAAGAGTTGGGAGGAACCAGTAGTTTTTAATCCAGAGAGGTTCTTGAGctcaaatttggattttaaagGGAATGACTTTGAGTTCATACCCTTTGGCTCAGGAAGGAGAATCTGCCCTGGCCTGCCGATGGCTGCAAAACATGTTGCATTGATCATTGCTTATTTGATCCTTTTCTTTGATTGGTCTCTTCCATGTGGAAAGAACCCTACTGATTTAGACATGAGTGAGAACTATGGCTTAACTTTGCGGAAGGAACAACCTTTACTTCTAGTTCCGACTAGTAAAAAATGA